A genomic window from Quercus lobata isolate SW786 chromosome 10, ValleyOak3.0 Primary Assembly, whole genome shotgun sequence includes:
- the LOC115964331 gene encoding uncharacterized protein LOC115964331 produces the protein MSCFVDFCELLSWILDNHAQPKLFAMTVWTVWNQRNQIRHYVPSCKTDQIAQVALEKLNEFRYILPQPMPARPQPKAVWKPPPSGIFKLNFDGAVFKFENKSGVGVAIQDCRGQIIASLAQVLPQAYGAMEIEALAAHRALVFGLEVGISEAMLEVDCQTVMQALKEGGSNLALVKPLILDALSQSSSFTKLLYSHTKRDGNKLAHSIARHSINVDNYVVWMEDVSTHLFSIFYCSDWKLSSK, from the coding sequence ATGTCATGCTTTGTGGACTTTTGTGAGCTGCTCTCGTGGATCCTTGACAACCATGCCCAGCCCAAACTCTTTGCTATGACTGTTTGGACAGTATGGAACCAACGTAACCAGATTCGACATTATGTTCCAAGTTGCAAAACGGATCAGATTGCTCAAGTGGCTTTGGAAAAACTAAACGAGTTTCGCTATATTCTTCCACAGCCAATGCCTGCTCGTCCACAACCCAAGGCAGTGTGGAAACCACCACCAAGCGGCATcttcaaattgaattttgatggAGCTGTCTTCAAGTTTGAAAACAAAAGTGGTGTGGGTGTTGCTATTCAGGATTGCAGAGGACAGATAATAGCTTCATTAGCCCAGGTATTGCCACAAGCGTATGGTGCTATGGAGATAGAAGCATTAGCAGCACACCGTGCCTTGGTGTTTGGACTAGAGGTTGGAATAAGCGAAGCTATGTTGGAGGTTGATTGTCAAACTGTCATGCAAGCCTTGAAGGAAGGAGGGAGTAACTTAGCATTAGTGAAGCCCCTTATTCTTGATGCTCTTAGTCAGTCCAGTTCTTTTACTAAATTACTATACTCTCACACTAAGAGAGATGGTAATAAACTTGCCCATAGTATAGCCCGGCATTCTATTAATGTCGATAACTATGTAgtatggatggaggatgtttcaacacatttattttctattttctattgtTCAGATTGGAAACTCTCATCAAAGTGA
- the LOC115963361 gene encoding serine/threonine protein phosphatase 2A 55 kDa regulatory subunit B beta isoform-like isoform X2 has protein sequence MGFEKSGDYLAVGDRGGRVVIFGRKDGKYTSNGHLSRNELEQLDFSFTSHPEFQYKTEFQSHEPEFDYLKSLEIEEKVNKLRWCDTQNGSQFILSTNDKTIKLWKVKEHRVKKVKEMNPNPPVCSENALLAERSFISGQDNPSVGNGYLLEWTEKMGSNTFPSQEVHSKIADIEDTARTRCRRVYAHAHDFNINSISTNSDGETFISADDLRINLWNIEISNQCFNIIDMKPSNMEDLTEVITSAEFHPFHCNLLAYSSSRGFIHLVDMRRSALCDHSAILLQDGGSHGFKSFFTEIIASISDIKFSNDGRYILSRDYMNLKLWDSHMDSSPVATFKIHDHLHPKLCELYNNDSIFDKFDCCLSGDGIHFATGSYSNLLRIFSHGVGGAEGITIEASKNSNRKPLRDAAPRTRRSSLSNLTRGLYRLGHEHSSSGTNKFSCNLSSKLLHLAWHPTTNLIACAAGNSLFMYYA, from the exons ATGGGATTCGAGAAGAGTGGTGATTACCTTGCCGTTGGAGATCGAGGCGGCCGCGTTGTGATTTTTGGAAGAAAGGATGGGAAATAT ACTTCAAATGGGCACCTTTCTCGGAATGAGTTGGAGCAGTTGGATTTTAGTTTCACGAGCCATCCTGAATTCCAATATAAGACTGAGTTTCAGAGCCATGAGCCCGAG TTTGATTATTTGAAGAGTTTGGAAATCGAAGAGAAGGTCAACAAATTAAGATGGTGTGATACACAGAATGGATCGCAATTTATCCTCTCAACAAATGATAAGACGATTAAGCTGTGGAAG GTGAAGGAACATAGAgtgaagaaagtaaaagaaatgaACCCAAATCCTCCCGTGTGTTCAGAGAATGCACTATTGGCTGAAAGGAGTTTTATAAGTGGACAAGACAATCCATCTGTTGGTAATGGCTATCTTCTGGAATGGACAGAGAAGATGGGTTCTAACACGTTTCCATCTCAAGAAGTGCACTCGAAG ATTGCTGATATTGAAGACACTGCTCGTACAAGATGTCGAAGGGTGTATGCTCATGCTCATGATTTTAACATCAACTCCATCTCAACTAATAG TGATGGTGAGACATTTATCTCTGCAGACGACCTCAGAATAAACTTGTGGAACATTGAGATTAGTAATCAGTGTTTCAATATCATTGACATGAAGCCATCAAACATGGAGGATCTTACTG aGGTCATAACATCGGCTGAATTCCATCCATTTCACTGTAATTTGCTTGCATACAGCAGCTCAAGAGGTTTTATTCATCTAGTTGACATGCGGCGTTCAGCATTATGTGATCACAGTGCAATCCT ATTACAAGATGGAGGATCCCATGGGTTTAAATCATTTTTTACAGAGATCATCGCATCCATCTCTGATATAAAGTTTTCAAATGATGGGCGGTATATCTTAAGTCGTGATTATATGAATCTAAAG CTGTGGGACAGTCATATGGATTCATCGCCAGTTGCAACATTCAAGATTCATGACCACTTGCACCCGAAG TTATGCGAGTTGTATAATAACGACTCcatatttgataaatttgaCTGCTGCCTCAGTGGAGATGGAATTCATTTTGCAACTGGATCTTACAG CAATCTTTTACGTATTTTCTCCCACGGTGTTGGAGGTGCAGAAGGGATCACAATAGAAGCTAGCAAAAATTCCAACAg GAAGCCACTTCGTGATGCTGCTCCAAGGACTAGAAGGTCATCTTTAAGCAATCTGACACGTGGACTTTATCGCCTTG GGCATGAACACTCAAGCTCAGGTACCAATAAATTCTCTTGTAACTTAAGCTCTAAGCTACTACATTTGGCATGGCATCCAACCACAAACTTAATTGCTTGTGCTGCTGGGAATAGCTTGTTCATGTATTATGCATAG
- the LOC115963361 gene encoding serine/threonine protein phosphatase 2A 55 kDa regulatory subunit B beta isoform-like isoform X1 has translation MTLSTEHSPSSTPLDWKFSQVFGERAPGEDLQDVDIISSMGFEKSGDYLAVGDRGGRVVIFGRKDGKYTSNGHLSRNELEQLDFSFTSHPEFQYKTEFQSHEPEFDYLKSLEIEEKVNKLRWCDTQNGSQFILSTNDKTIKLWKVKEHRVKKVKEMNPNPPVCSENALLAERSFISGQDNPSVGNGYLLEWTEKMGSNTFPSQEVHSKIADIEDTARTRCRRVYAHAHDFNINSISTNSDGETFISADDLRINLWNIEISNQCFNIIDMKPSNMEDLTEVITSAEFHPFHCNLLAYSSSRGFIHLVDMRRSALCDHSAILLQDGGSHGFKSFFTEIIASISDIKFSNDGRYILSRDYMNLKLWDSHMDSSPVATFKIHDHLHPKLCELYNNDSIFDKFDCCLSGDGIHFATGSYSNLLRIFSHGVGGAEGITIEASKNSNRKPLRDAAPRTRRSSLSNLTRGLYRLGHEHSSSGTNKFSCNLSSKLLHLAWHPTTNLIACAAGNSLFMYYA, from the exons ATGACTTTGAGCACAGAACACTCTCCCTCTTCTACTCCACTCGACTGGAAATTCTCTCAGGTCTTCGGTGAACGAGCTCCCGGAGAAGACCTCCAAGACG ttgataTCATATCATCAATGGGATTCGAGAAGAGTGGTGATTACCTTGCCGTTGGAGATCGAGGCGGCCGCGTTGTGATTTTTGGAAGAAAGGATGGGAAATAT ACTTCAAATGGGCACCTTTCTCGGAATGAGTTGGAGCAGTTGGATTTTAGTTTCACGAGCCATCCTGAATTCCAATATAAGACTGAGTTTCAGAGCCATGAGCCCGAG TTTGATTATTTGAAGAGTTTGGAAATCGAAGAGAAGGTCAACAAATTAAGATGGTGTGATACACAGAATGGATCGCAATTTATCCTCTCAACAAATGATAAGACGATTAAGCTGTGGAAG GTGAAGGAACATAGAgtgaagaaagtaaaagaaatgaACCCAAATCCTCCCGTGTGTTCAGAGAATGCACTATTGGCTGAAAGGAGTTTTATAAGTGGACAAGACAATCCATCTGTTGGTAATGGCTATCTTCTGGAATGGACAGAGAAGATGGGTTCTAACACGTTTCCATCTCAAGAAGTGCACTCGAAG ATTGCTGATATTGAAGACACTGCTCGTACAAGATGTCGAAGGGTGTATGCTCATGCTCATGATTTTAACATCAACTCCATCTCAACTAATAG TGATGGTGAGACATTTATCTCTGCAGACGACCTCAGAATAAACTTGTGGAACATTGAGATTAGTAATCAGTGTTTCAATATCATTGACATGAAGCCATCAAACATGGAGGATCTTACTG aGGTCATAACATCGGCTGAATTCCATCCATTTCACTGTAATTTGCTTGCATACAGCAGCTCAAGAGGTTTTATTCATCTAGTTGACATGCGGCGTTCAGCATTATGTGATCACAGTGCAATCCT ATTACAAGATGGAGGATCCCATGGGTTTAAATCATTTTTTACAGAGATCATCGCATCCATCTCTGATATAAAGTTTTCAAATGATGGGCGGTATATCTTAAGTCGTGATTATATGAATCTAAAG CTGTGGGACAGTCATATGGATTCATCGCCAGTTGCAACATTCAAGATTCATGACCACTTGCACCCGAAG TTATGCGAGTTGTATAATAACGACTCcatatttgataaatttgaCTGCTGCCTCAGTGGAGATGGAATTCATTTTGCAACTGGATCTTACAG CAATCTTTTACGTATTTTCTCCCACGGTGTTGGAGGTGCAGAAGGGATCACAATAGAAGCTAGCAAAAATTCCAACAg GAAGCCACTTCGTGATGCTGCTCCAAGGACTAGAAGGTCATCTTTAAGCAATCTGACACGTGGACTTTATCGCCTTG GGCATGAACACTCAAGCTCAGGTACCAATAAATTCTCTTGTAACTTAAGCTCTAAGCTACTACATTTGGCATGGCATCCAACCACAAACTTAATTGCTTGTGCTGCTGGGAATAGCTTGTTCATGTATTATGCATAG